Part of the Pseudomonas abietaniphila genome is shown below.
GAAAAAGTTTTCCACCAAAGGTGGCATGGCCAAAATGATGCGCGGCATGGGCGGAATGCTGCCCGGCGGTGGCATGCCCAAGATGTGATTTGCACCGCGCGGGAGGCTCTTCCGCGCGTCCTTCTTTGGGGCAACCGTCCCACTGGCCTGCTTGCGCAGGCGCTTAATGGCCGTTGTTGATGACGGCTCCATGGCAAATCTTGATGGCCTGACGGCGTGCGCCGGAAAAAGTCATTTGCAAAAGTCCGGATATTCCTTAGAATATGCGGCCTTTCGGGCACCTATGCCCGCTGTGCATCTTAGATTTGCAGCACCGACTACAGGAACTTTGTTCAATGCTAACAATCCGTCTTGCCCTTGGCGGCTCCAAAAAGCGCCCGTTTTACCACCTGACTGTGACCGACAGCCGTAACCCACGCGACGGTTCGCACAAGGAACAAGTAGGTTTCTTCAACCCGGTTGCCCGTGGTCAGGAAATCCGTCTGTCCGTGAACCAAGAGCGCGTTGCCTACTGGCTGAGCGTTGGTGCACAACCTTCTGAGCGCGTTGCTCAGTTGTTGAAGGAATCTGCCAAGGCTGCGGCCTGAGCAATATGAACGCGACGCCAGTTGTTGCTGATGACCTGATCGTTGTTGGCAAAATTTATTCTGTTCATGGCGTTCGCGGCGAAGTGAAGGTGTATTCCTTTACTGATCCGACTGAAAACCTGTTGCAGTACAAAACCTGGACGCTCAAGCGCGAAGGCAATGTGAAGCAGGTTGAGCTGGTCAGTGGACGCGGGAGCGATAAGTTCCTGGTCGCGAAGCTCAAAGGTCTTGATGATCGTGAAGAAGCTCGTCTTCTGGCGGGTTATGAGATCTGCGTGCCGCGCAACCTGTTCCCTGAACTGACCGACGGCGAGTACTACTGGTACCAGCTTGTAGGTTTGAAGGTCATCGACCACCTTGGGCAACTGCTCGGGAAGATCGATCATCTTCTGGAAACCGGCTCGAACGATGTAATGGTGGTCAAGCCCTGCGCAGGCAGTCTGGATGATCGCGAACGCTTGTTGCCCTACACAGAGCAATGCGTGTTGGCCGTCGATCTGGTTGCAGGCGAGATGAAGGTGGATTGGGACGCGGATTTCTAAGCAATGGCTAGCCTGCGCATAGAAGTCATCAGTTTGTTTCCCGAGATGTTTTCCGCCATCAGCGAATACGGCATTACCAGCCGTGCGGTGAAACAAGGGCTGTTGCAGCTCACTTGTTGGAATCCGCGGGACTACACCACGGATCGGCATCACACTGTGGACGATCGCCCGTTTGGCGGTGGCCCTGGCATGGTGATGAAGATCAAGCCTCTGGAAGATGCACTGGTTCAGGCCAGGCAGGCTGCCGGGGACGCGGCGAAGGTTATTTACCTGTCGCCACAAGGCCGCAAGCTGGATCAGTCTGCGGTACGCGGGTTGGCGCAGGAAGAAGCACTTATCCTGATTGCCGGTCGTTATGAAGGCATTGACGAGCGTTTTATTGATGCTCATGTCGATGAAGAGTGGTCGATTGGAGACTATGTGTTGTCTGGCGGTGAGCTGCCGGCCATGGTCCTGATAGATGCGGTTACGCGACTGCTGCCTGGAGCTTTAGGGCATGTGGATTCCGCGGAGGAAGATTCCTTCACGGATGGTCTGCTGGATTGCCCGCATTACACCCGACCGGAGGTGTATGCGGATCAGCGTGTTCCCGACGTATTGCTAAGTGGCAATCACGCACACATCCGGCGTTGGCGTTTACAGCAGTCCCTTGGGCGGACCTATGAACGACGCGCCGATCTTCTGGAAAGCCGCTCGCTTTCTGGAGAAGAGAAGAAGCTGCTGGCGGAATACCTCCGCGAGCGGGACGATAGTTAACGTATCGATGGTAAATCCGACTGATTTACCTTAGGAGCACAGCATGACTAACAAAATCATTCTTGCACTCGAAGCAGAGCAGATGACCAAAGAAATCCCTCCCTTTGCCCCGGGCGACACCATTGTCGTTCAGGTGAAAGTGAAGGAAGGCGACCGTTCGCGTCTGCAAGCGTTCGAAGGCGTTGTTATCGCCAAGCGTAACCGTGGTGTGAACAGTGCTTTCACTGTTCGTAAAATCTCCAACGGTGTTGGCGTTGAGCGTACTTTCCAGACCTACAGCCCGCAAATCGACAGCATGGCTGTGAAACGTCGCGGTGACGTTCGCAAGGCCAAACTGTACTACCTGCGTGACCTGTCCGGTAAAGCAGCTCGCATCAAGGAAAAACTGGTTTAATCCCAGTCTCCGATGCAGAAAAAAGCAGCCTACGGGCTGCTTTTTTGTTGCCTGAAAAAAAGCCAATCCGGGTTCTCCCAAAAACGGTGGGAGCGAATTTATTCGCGAGAGGCCGTTATAAACGAAGGATCTTCTTCGCAGGCACCATTGCATCGCGAATAAATCCGCTCCCACAGGTGCTGTGCATGCCGGATGATTTTGTACCGCTCTTGCTTATATGAAAGACTGCCCTTCGTTTTCCTCCGCTCAAGCCGAAACCATGCCCGCCCTAGACCATCCCATGATCGACCGCTTCCTCGACGCCCTGTGGCTGGAGAAAGGACTTTCGGACAACACCCGTGATGCATACCGCAGCGATCTGACGCTGTTCAACGGCTGGCTGGAGGAAAGGGGGATCGACCTGATGGCGGTCGGACGTGGGGCGATTTTCGATCACCTGGCGTGGCGCGTCGATAACGGCTACAAAGCGCGTTCGAGTGCGCGATTCCTGTCGGGTGTGCGAGGTTTCTATCGTTACCTGCTGCGGGAAAAACTGATTTCGGTCGACCCCACGTTGCAGGTGGACATGCCGCAACTGGGCAAGCCGTTGCCCAAATCGCTGTCTGAGGCCGACGTCGAGGCGCTGCTCGCTGCGCCGGACCTGAGCGAGGCCATTGGTCAGCGGGACCGGGCCATGCTGGAAGTGCTCTACGCCTGCGGTCTGCGGGTGACCGAGCTGGTCAGCCTCACGCTGGAACAGGTCAACCTGCGTCAAGGCGTGTTACGGGTCATGGGCAAGGGCAGCAAGGAGCGATTGGTGCCGATGGGCGAGGAAGCCATCGTCTGGGTCGAGCGTTATATGCGGGACGCTCGGCAGGAAATCCTGGGCGGGCGCCCCAGCGACGTGCTGTTTCCCAGCTTGCGTGGCGAACAGATGACCCGACAGACGTTCTGGCATCGAATCAAGCTCCAGGCGAAGGTGGCGGGCATCGGCAAATCGTTGTCGCCGCACACGTTGCGTCATGCGTTTGCTACCCATCTGCTTAACCATGGCGCCGACCTTCGCGTGGTCCAGATGCTCCTCGGGCACAGCGATCTTTCGACCACGCAGATCTACACCCATGTGGCACGCGCGAGGCTGCAGGACTTGCACGCTAAACACCACCCGAGAGGGTAAGGGCGATCGTAATTTACGACGTGTCTTACATCAGTCGGCGTCGGTGTTGCGGGCCTTATGTGATAGGCTTTGCCGGTTTCGCAGATTGGAGCTCCGAAAACTTGCCGGTGCGTCCGCGTCCGCCGTTTTCATTCCCGCCCGTCTGCCCACCGCCCGAGGAGTTTTCATGCGCGTGACTCGTATTATCGGTGCTGCCGTTGTAGCGCTGGCCAGCACTTTCAGCCTGTTTGCCCACGCCGATGAGGCGTCTGACAAGGCGATTCGCAAGACCCTGGAAACCCTGAACCTGGAGATTCCGGTCGAAAGCATTTCCAGCAGCCCGCTCAATGGTTTGTACGAAGTCAACCTCAAGGGCGGCCGCGTGCTCTACGCCAGCGCTGACGGTCAGTTCGTGATGCAGGGCAACCTGTACCTGATTCAGGGCGGCAAGCCGGTCAACCTGACCGAAAAAGTCGAACGCCAAGCGATTTCCAAGACGATCAATGGCATTCCGGCCGCAGAAATGGTCGTGTACCCGGCCGTTGGCGAGACCAAGTCGCACATCACCGTGTTCACCGACACGACCTGCCCGTACTGCCACAAACTGCATGGCGAAGTGCCGGAGCTGAACAAGCGTGGCATCGAAGTGCGTTACGTCGCGTTCCCGCGTCAGGGCCTGGGCTCGCCGGGTGACGAACAACTGCAGGCGGTGTGGTGTTCCAAGGATCGTCGCGCCGCCATGGACCGCATGGTCGATGGCAAGAACATTGAGGCGCCGAAGTGCGCGAACCCGGTGACCAAGCAATTCGAGATCGGTCAGTCGATTGGCGTGAACGGTACGCCAGCCATCGTCCTGGCTGACGGTCAGGTGATTCCGGGCTACCAGCCAGCGCCGCAAGTCGCCAAACTGGCACTCAGCGCCAAGTAATCCTGTTCGTCGCGGGCTGCCTGCGACGAACATTGAAGCAGCGGATCTGCCGGTGCTTCATCAATAGCGAGCCGCAATTCACTGCGGCTGTTTTCACGGCCGGCCTCGCGTCGGCCGTTTTATGGGGAGTTCATAGTGAAACCGGTCAAAGTAGGCATCTGTGGGCTGGGTACTGTCGGTGGCGGTACCTTCAATGTGCTAAAGCGTAACGCCGAGGAGATTGCCCGCCGTGCCGGGCGTGGAATCGAAGTGGCGCAGATCGCTGTGCGTACACCCAACCCCAATTGCCAGATTACCGGTACCCCGACCACGACCGACGTTTTCGACGTGGCCAGCAACCCAGAAATCGACATCGTCATTGAGCTGATCGGTGGCTATACCGTCGCCCGCGAACTGGTGCTCAAAGCCATCGAAAACGGCAAGCACGTGGTCACCGCCAACAAGGCGCTGATCGCCGTTCACGGTAACGAAATCTTCGCCAAGGCCCGCGAGAAGGGCGTCATCGTTGCGTTCGAAGCGGCAGTGGCTGGCGGCATCCCGGTGATCAAGGCGATTCGCGAAGGCCTGTCGGCCAACCGCATCAACTGGGTTGCGGGCATCATCAACGGCACCGGTAACTTCATCCTGACCGAGATGCGTGAGAAGGGGCGCACCTTTCCGGACGTCTTGGCCGAAGCCCAGGCGCTGGGTTACGCCGAAGCCGATCCGACGTTCGACGTCGAAGGCATCGATGCGGCGCACAAACTGACCATCCTGGCGTCGATCGCCTTCGGTATCCCGTTGCAGTTCGACAAGGCTTACACCGAAGGCATCACCAAGCTGACCACCGCTGACGTCAACTATGCCGAGGCGCTGGGCTATCGCATCAAGCACTTGGGCGTTGCCCGCAGCACCGCCGCCGGCATCGAACTGCGCGTGCACCCGACCCTGATCCCGGCTGACCGCCTGATCGCCAACGTCAATGGCGTGATGAACGCTGTGATGGTCAATGGCGACGCCGCCGGTTCGACACTGTTCTACGGCGCTGGCGCCGGCATGGAGCCGACTGCATCGTCCGTGGTCGCCGATCTGGTCGACGTCGTTCGTGCCTTGACCACTGACCCGGAAAACCGCGTTCCGCACCTGGCCTTCCAGCCAGATTCGCTCTCGGCCCATCCGATCCTGCCGATCGAGGCGTGCGAGAGTGCCTACTACCTGCGCATTCAGGCCAAGGACCACCCAGGTGTTCTGGCTCAGGTCGCAAGCATTCTGTCCGAGCGTGGCATCAACATCGAATCGATCATGCAGAAGGAAGTCGAAGAGCATGACGGCCTGGTGCCGATGATTCTGTTGACCCACCGTGTGGTCGAACAGCGCATGAACGATGCGATCCAGGCGCTGGAAGCCTTGCAGGACGTGGCTGGCCCGGTTGTGCGTATTCGCGTCGAGCATCTCAATTAAGCAGCGCTCAAGCGGCAAGCTGCAAGTAAGAGCAAAATCACATCGCAGTGAGCTTCGAGCCGCGAGCTGCAGGTCAACAGGCGAACCGCTTTGACTTGCCGCTTGGCGCTTGAAGCTTGCGGCCCAAACCGAAGGTTTGACTTATGCGCTACATCAGTACCCGTGGCCAGGCACCGGCCCTGAATTTCGAAGACGTGCTGCTCGCCGGCCTCGCCAGCGATGGCGGTCTGTATGTTCCGGAAAACCTGCCTCGTTTCACTCAGGAAGAAATCGCCTCCTGGGCGGGCCTGCCTTACCACGAGCTCGCATTCCGCGTGATGCGCCCGTTCGTCACCGGCAGCATTCCGGATGCCGACTTCAAGAAAATCCTCGAAGAGACCTATGGTGTGTTCGCGCACAGCGCCGTCGCGCCACTGCGTCAGTTGAACGGCAATGAGTGGGTGATGGAGCTGTTCCACGGCCCGACGCTGGCGTTCAAGGACTTCGCCCTGCAACTGCTGGGTCGTCTGCTGGACTATGTGCTGGAAAAACGCGGTGAGCGCGTGGTGATCATCGGCGCGACGTCTGGCGATACCGGGTCGGCCGCCATCGAAGGTTGCCGTCGCTGCGACAACGTCGACATCTTCATCCTGCACCCGAACAATCGCGTGTCGGACGTTCAGCGCCGTCAGATGACGACTATCTTCGGTGAGAACATCCACAACATCGCCATCGAAGGCAACTTCGACGACTGCCAGGAAATGGTCAAGAACAGCTTCGCTGACCAGAGCTTCCTCAAAGGCACGCGTCTGGTCGCGGTGAACTCGATCAACTGGGCGCGGATCATGGCCCAGATCGTCTACTACTTCCACGCATCCCTGCAGCTGGGCGGCCCGGCGCGTTCGGTGGCGTTCTCGGTGCCGACCGGCAACTTCGGTGACATCTTCGCGGGCTACCTGGCGCGCAACATGGGTCTGCCGATCAGCCAGTTGATCGTCGCCACCAACCGCAATGACATCCTGCACCGCTTCATGAGCGGCAATCAGTACGTCAAGGAAACCCTGCACGCCACACTGTCGCCGTCGATGGACATCATGGTGTCGTCGAACTTCGAGCGTCTGCTGTTCGACATGCACGGCCGCAACGGTTCGGCGATTGCCGCGCTGATGGACAGCTTCAAGCAAGGTGGCGGTTTCAGCGTCGAAGAAGACCGCTGGACCGAAACCCGCAAGCTGTTCGATTCGCTGGCTGTCAGCGACGAACAAACCTGCGAAACCATCGCCGAAGTGTTTGCCAGCACCGGCGAGCTGCTGGATCCGCACACGGCCATCGGTGTGAAAGCCGCGCGCGATTGCCGTCGCAGCCTGGACACGCCGATGGTCATTCTGGGGACGGCTCACCCGGTCAAATTCCCGGAAGCCGTGCAGAAAGCGGGCGTAGGAAAAGCGCTAGAGTTGCCTGCACATTTGTCTGATTTGTTCGAGCGCGATGAGCGTTGCACGGTGCTGCCGAATGACCTCAAAGCCATGCAGGCGTTCGTCAGCCAGCACGGAAACCGGGGTAAACCACTCTAACGGTTTCTCCGTGTAACAACTTCAGGCCCGCTCTCCAGCGGGCCTTCTCATTTCTGCGTGCCACACTTGCAAGGTATTTTTGAATTTCGCGGACAAATCCAGTGGCGGCAGAACCCATGAACATGAGCGCTTCAATGGTGCTCATCACGACCCGATTCCTTCGATACGCGCTGCGCATTTTGTTGTTGCTCGCGTGTGTCTGGAGCGTGAAGGGGCAGGCGGCACAGAACCTGCCGTTTGCGCTCGGCTCCCCATTTTTGAGCCAGCCGGCGCTGGCACTCGATCCTGCTGACCGGCAATGGCTGGACGAGCACAAGGTATTGAGAGTCGGCATTGCGATGGCCGATTACGAACCCATCGACATCACGAGTGATCGCAATCGTTATCAAGGGGTGAGCGCCGATTATCTGAGCCTGATCAGCGCCAAGCTCGGGATACCCGTCCGGGTGTCAGGATTCGCCAAGCGCGAACAGGCGGTGGCTGCCTTGCTGGCGGGTGACATTGATCTGCTGACCAGCGGCAACGGGTACGAGCGCGGGGTCGAGGGGCTGGCATTCACCCACGACTACCTGCCGGACCGGGCAGTGGTGGTAGGGCGCGGTAACGACGCCAGCCTGACGGGCTCGTTGAAGGGAAAACGCCTGGCCTTGCTGGATGGATACGCCGATGCGCAGGTGTTGCACCGTGTGTACCCGGACAGCGACATCGTGCTGGCCCCCACGCTGTACAGCGCGATGGAGGCGTTGTCACATGGCGACGTTGACGCGTTCATTGGCAATGAAGTGATCGTTCGCGCCTACAACGCGCAGCGACCTTACCAAGGGCTGCAGATCAAGTTCGAGAGCCTGCTGCCGCCCACCGGCTTCGCATTCGCCATGCGCCAGGACGAGTCGAGGTTGCTCGCCCTGTTCAATCGCTCCCTTGCCGAGTTGGGAGAGTCGGTCGACCGAGAGATTCAAGGTCGATGGACGACAGGGCTGGGTGCCGACGTTGCCCAGCAACGGATTCATCTCAGTACCGCCGAGCAATTGTGGGTGCGCAATCACCCGCAGGTCACCATTGCCTCCACGCAACACCCGCCCTACATCTACACCGACAGCCGCGGCAATTGGGTCGGCTTGAATATCGACGTGCTCAATCGCATCGCGCGCATGACCGGACTCAAGTTCGTCCATCAGGCCATGCCGTCGACAAAGGCCGCGCTGGAGGCCTTGAGTGCAGGCAAGGCGGACATGAACACCACGCTGGCCGAAAGCCCCAGCCGCAGGGCCTTCCTCGACTTCACTTACGCGTTCGGCGGCAACAACTGGGTCTACGTGGTCCGCTCGGATCGCTCGTCAGAGATCAACCTGTCGCAGATGGCCGGCAAGGTCCTGGCGTTGCCGGCGCGTCACGCGTTGCTGGAGTTCATTCAATCCCACTACCCCGATATTCAATTGCGCCTGGTCCCGACGTACGACGATGCCCGCAGGCTGGTGGAAAACGGTCAGGCCGATGCGACCATCCAGAATGAAGCGGGGGCCTGGCTTTACCCGCCGGGCCGTTTGAAGGTCGGGCGCAGTGTCGAGGGCAAGTGGTCCCCGGATCGCTTTTCGGTCATCAAGACCCAACCGGAGTTGCTGAGCATCCTGAACAAGGCGCTCGATGAGTTTCCGGTCGCGGAAATGCGCGCCATCCGGCTGAAATGGCTGGGCGCGGTCATCTCTCAACCCTCGCTGTGGCAACGTATTCCGGGATGGGTGTACTGGACGCTGGCCATTGCACTGTTGCTGGGGCTGGTGTCGCTGGCCTGGAGCAGTCGTCTCAAGTTTCAGATTCGCCAGCGGGTGCGCGCAGAAGAGCAGCTCAGCGACCAGTTGGCCTTCAAGCGGGCGTTGCTCGACGGCATTCCCAACCCCATTTACGTCCGGGACCTCACGGGGCGGCTGATCTCCTGCAACCGCAGCTATGAGGAAAGCTTCGGTATCAGCTACGAGCAGATGAATGGCCGTCGTTTGATTGATGTGGACCTGATCCCCCACGACAGCGCCGAGCGCATGCACGCCGACTACATGACGCTGCTGCAAACCCAGAAACCGGTGTTCGCTGATCGCAGCATGCTGCTGGCTGGCAAGCACATCGAGGCGTGGCAATGGACGGTGCCGTTTTACAGCGCCGATGGTCAGCTTCAGGGGCTGCTCGGCGGCTGGATCGACATCACCGAACGCAAGCGACTGGAGCGCGAGTTGACCCTGGCGCAGCAACAGGCCGAGCAGGCGAACCGGGCAAAGAGTGCGTTTCTGGCGACGATGAGCCATGACATTCGCACGCCGATGGGCGCCATCATCGGCCTGCTGGAGTTGGAGCGTGAGCACTGCAAGCTGCGCGGTGAAACACCCTCCGAGGGACTGGATGTCGCGCACCGTGCAGCCTGTGAGCTGGTTGAGCTGATCGGTGAAAGCCTTGATCTGGCAAAGATTGAATCAGGTCAACTGCAACTGAGGACGGTGGCGACGTTACTGAGGCCATTCATGGAGGACGTCTACCAGCTGTTCAGGGTTCGCGCGCAGGGCAATGACCTGTCGTTTACCCTCGAGATTGCGCCTGATGTCGAACACGCCTATTTCATCGACCCGCTGCGCGTGCGACAGATCCTGCACAACCTGATTGGCAATGCGCTGAAGTTCACTGCCGAAGGGTCTGTCTCGATGACGGTGACGCGGCGTTCCGAGCCTGATCAGACCGGGTTGCACATCGAAATTACCGACACCGGTTCAGGAATGAGCCCGGAGCAGCAAGGGCGGCTGTTCCAGCCGTTCAGTCAGGGCGATGAGCAGGCCGACGGCCTATTGGGCGGCAGTGGTCTGGGGCTGAGTATCTGCAAGCAACTGGTCGACTTGATGGGCGGCCGCATCACGGTCATCAGCGCGCCAGGAGAGGGGACGCGGGTCCATCTGGATCTTCCGGTAAAACCGGCGGATGTACCGGCCCTGCCTGAGAAAGAGCCCCTTCGTCCGGCAGTCTCCGAAACAAGTTTGAATATTCTGGTTGCCGATGACCTTTCCGCCAACCGCCTGGTCCTGAAAGGGCAACTTGAGCTGCTCGGGCATCGGGTGACGGCCGTCGACAGCGGTGAGGCTGCGTTTGCGGCGTGGCGCGACGGAGACTTCGATGGGCTGATTACCGATTGCAACATGCCAGGCATGGACGGCTATGAACTGACCCGGGCCATTCGAGGCATTGAACAGCGGGATCGCCGACGTGAGCGCCCGATCATCGGTTGCACTGCCAACGCCATGCATGAGGAACGCGACCGCTGTGAAGCGGCAGGCATGGATGCGCTGCTGGTCAAGCCGGTCTCTCTGGCGCAACTGGCGCAAAAACTCGAAGACGTCGTGATGCCTGCAGAGAAAGAACAGCGTGCGTTCGACATTCAGGTGTTGCATCACATGACCCAGGCCAACGAGGTGCAGATCCAGCGCATGCTGGCCGAACTCTGGAAAAACCTGCGACAGGAACACGATTTGCTCGTCCCTGCGGTGGCCACGTATGACTGGAAAGCCCTCAGCACCAGCCTGCATCGCCTCAAGGGCGTCGCCTGTCTGATCGACGCGGTGCCGCTTGCCAAGGCGTGTGCGCAGATGGACAGCGAAGTGCGTGAGCAGCGCAGCGCCAGGATCGAGGCCTCCTGGCAGGTCCTGAACGCTTGCATGGACGCACTGCTCGACGCACTTGAGGACCATCTGGTCGACGTGCCTGCACTTTAAGACCTGTCCTATGGGGTACAGATAGCGGGCTCTTTAGAGTGCAGATAACGGGGCCGAAATGGGCCTCGACTGCCAGAGGGTCCAGCGTGTGCATTCGCTCAAGGTTCTGATACTCGAAGACAATCCTTTCCAGATGATGGCGTTGCACCAGATGCTCAACGCCAATCAAGTGTTCGACGTGCTCACGGCGGACTGCGTCGAAGTCGCGCAGCGCTCGCTCGAGCTTCGTGGGCCGGTCGACATCGCCATCTGTGACCTGCAAATGGAGGGTCAGGACGGTCTGTCGCTGATCGGGCACCTGGCAGCGAGCGGAATGGCGCGCACGGTCATCATTCTGAGCAGTGCTGAAGACACGGTGCTCGACAGCGCAGCGCAGCTCGCGCGACAGCAAGGCATCAATGTGCTTGGGGTCATGCGCAAACCGGCATCGGTTGCCGCCATTGGCGGCTTGCTCAGTAAATGGCTGCTCGGTCAGTCGGGTACGGCGCAGGTTGTGACACCCTTGACTGCGGCCGCGTCGCCCGCCTTGAGCCCGCTCGATCCCACCCAGAATTACGCCCCGCAATGGATCGCCCATTTTCAGCCCAAGGTGAGTCTGGACGGGGAATTGGCAGGCGTTGAGCTGTTGGCCCGCTGGGAGCATCCAGAGCATGGATTGCTGATGCCGGGCCGATTTCTCCCGTTGATTGAGCGCGCCGGTCTGATGGGCGCATTGACGTGGCACATGCTTGAGCTGGCGCTCAGCCTGTCTCATCAGCGACTGCTTTCCCATGGCCATGCTCTGCCGGTCGCGGTGAACGTTCCGCCAGTGTTGCTGGATCAGCCAGATTTCATCCCGCGCTTGTTGGTGCTCCTAGAGCGTTTTCCCGTCAGACCCCAGATGTTGACCCTGGAAGTGGTTGAGCAATCGGCCCGGCAACTGGCGGTGGTTCAGTTCGAAAACCTGCTCAGGCTGCGCATGGCCGGGTGCCGTCTTTCCATCGACGATTTTGGAACGGGCGCGTCGAACATCCAGCGTTTGCTTGAGTTGCCGTTCAGCGAGTTGAAGATTCCGGCGGAGTTCGTGCGTGGCCTTGCCGACGACCGACGCAAATCGGCGATCGTCGGCGGGGCCTTGTTCATGGCGCAGAAGATGGCGCTGGATGTGGTGGTCGAGGGCGTTGAAACCGCCGACGACTACGACGCGCTGTTGATGCTCGGCCATCCCGTCATACAAGGCTATTTCATTGCCAGACCCATGCCGGAAGCTGACTTCCTGAACTGGCTCCAGGTGCTTGAGCGCACTCCTGAGCGGGTCCTGCCGTTCGACACGGTCAGACCAGGCCGTGCTCCTGCACGTAAATGAACAAAGCCGCATCGTTGGCGAGCCCCAACTTGCGCATGGCGCTGACTTTCTGAGCGCTGACGGTCTGTTTGCTGCGGTTGAGCTGCGCGGCGATGGCCCCGACCGATTTTCCGGCGGCGAGCAAACGGATGACTTCCAGTTCGCGAGGCGAGAGATCCGTCAGCGCCACAAGGGTGTCGGAGCCGTAATCCGCCGCTTCCAGCAGGCTGCGCTGGACCGAGTCGGCAACGAAGGATTTGCCATGGCTGACGCTGTTGATCGCCGCAGGCAGTTCGTCGGCCATGCTCGCCTTGCTGAGCAGCCCCTGGATCTTCAACGCGAGCATTGAACGAAACAGCCCTGCATTGTTGAGCATGGTCACCACGA
Proteins encoded:
- a CDS encoding EAL domain-containing response regulator; its protein translation is MGLDCQRVQRVHSLKVLILEDNPFQMMALHQMLNANQVFDVLTADCVEVAQRSLELRGPVDIAICDLQMEGQDGLSLIGHLAASGMARTVIILSSAEDTVLDSAAQLARQQGINVLGVMRKPASVAAIGGLLSKWLLGQSGTAQVVTPLTAAASPALSPLDPTQNYAPQWIAHFQPKVSLDGELAGVELLARWEHPEHGLLMPGRFLPLIERAGLMGALTWHMLELALSLSHQRLLSHGHALPVAVNVPPVLLDQPDFIPRLLVLLERFPVRPQMLTLEVVEQSARQLAVVQFENLLRLRMAGCRLSIDDFGTGASNIQRLLELPFSELKIPAEFVRGLADDRRKSAIVGGALFMAQKMALDVVVEGVETADDYDALLMLGHPVIQGYFIARPMPEADFLNWLQVLERTPERVLPFDTVRPGRAPARK
- a CDS encoding response regulator transcription factor, producing the protein MPTDTRPLRIILADDHPIFLIGLKVVIEQNERATVIAQASAPDELLEKLSEHPCDLLVTDFMMPVQDQNDGLRLLERIRREYPALPIIVVTMLNNAGLFRSMLALKIQGLLSKASMADELPAAINSVSHGKSFVADSVQRSLLEAADYGSDTLVALTDLSPRELEVIRLLAAGKSVGAIAAQLNRSKQTVSAQKVSAMRKLGLANDAALFIYVQEHGLV
- a CDS encoding ATP-binding protein, encoding MSASMVLITTRFLRYALRILLLLACVWSVKGQAAQNLPFALGSPFLSQPALALDPADRQWLDEHKVLRVGIAMADYEPIDITSDRNRYQGVSADYLSLISAKLGIPVRVSGFAKREQAVAALLAGDIDLLTSGNGYERGVEGLAFTHDYLPDRAVVVGRGNDASLTGSLKGKRLALLDGYADAQVLHRVYPDSDIVLAPTLYSAMEALSHGDVDAFIGNEVIVRAYNAQRPYQGLQIKFESLLPPTGFAFAMRQDESRLLALFNRSLAELGESVDREIQGRWTTGLGADVAQQRIHLSTAEQLWVRNHPQVTIASTQHPPYIYTDSRGNWVGLNIDVLNRIARMTGLKFVHQAMPSTKAALEALSAGKADMNTTLAESPSRRAFLDFTYAFGGNNWVYVVRSDRSSEINLSQMAGKVLALPARHALLEFIQSHYPDIQLRLVPTYDDARRLVENGQADATIQNEAGAWLYPPGRLKVGRSVEGKWSPDRFSVIKTQPELLSILNKALDEFPVAEMRAIRLKWLGAVISQPSLWQRIPGWVYWTLAIALLLGLVSLAWSSRLKFQIRQRVRAEEQLSDQLAFKRALLDGIPNPIYVRDLTGRLISCNRSYEESFGISYEQMNGRRLIDVDLIPHDSAERMHADYMTLLQTQKPVFADRSMLLAGKHIEAWQWTVPFYSADGQLQGLLGGWIDITERKRLERELTLAQQQAEQANRAKSAFLATMSHDIRTPMGAIIGLLELEREHCKLRGETPSEGLDVAHRAACELVELIGESLDLAKIESGQLQLRTVATLLRPFMEDVYQLFRVRAQGNDLSFTLEIAPDVEHAYFIDPLRVRQILHNLIGNALKFTAEGSVSMTVTRRSEPDQTGLHIEITDTGSGMSPEQQGRLFQPFSQGDEQADGLLGGSGLGLSICKQLVDLMGGRITVISAPGEGTRVHLDLPVKPADVPALPEKEPLRPAVSETSLNILVADDLSANRLVLKGQLELLGHRVTAVDSGEAAFAAWRDGDFDGLITDCNMPGMDGYELTRAIRGIEQRDRRRERPIIGCTANAMHEERDRCEAAGMDALLVKPVSLAQLAQKLEDVVMPAEKEQRAFDIQVLHHMTQANEVQIQRMLAELWKNLRQEHDLLVPAVATYDWKALSTSLHRLKGVACLIDAVPLAKACAQMDSEVREQRSARIEASWQVLNACMDALLDALEDHLVDVPAL